Below is a window of Rattus norvegicus strain BN/NHsdMcwi chromosome 5, GRCr8, whole genome shotgun sequence DNA.
GCTTGGGCAAAGCGCCCAACTCAGTGAGCCATCTAGCCAGCCCCTGCTTTTAAAATTGACAGTGTGTCTTTAACCTTGCATATGTGTCCTGTGAACTCAAGCTCTCGATTAAGGGGGTACCGAGATCAAGCAACAGAATTAACTTGTTAATGGTGAAATCAAACGCTTCAGATATTTTTTCAAGAAATAACAATCGTTTACTTCACCCTCGGtgcaaataaacacaaagaaagcTAATCTTTTTTACTGCAAAggcaagaagaaagagaaagcgcCTGGTACCTTATTAAGAGCTCGGCCGGAATTGCAGTCAGACTCATTGTCTGAACGGCCAAATGACCTTGGGTCAGCCATCTCCCGGGGACCGTTTCTAGGTTTGCAAAAAGAGGGTATTGCTCTGGGGATAATACGTGTAAGCTCCTTAAGCACAAACGTTGGGCGAGCAAAGGTGACTTAACCACGCGCCCTCTGCCACCACGTGCACTGGGCACAGCCTCAGGACCCCCAGACCCCTAGAGTGAGCGTGGTTGGGTAGCCCTGGACGTGCAAGTACCCCACTCTCCCCTGGATGCTCAGTTTAAAGCCTCACGACCGCGTGCAGAGTTGGGCGTGGACGCGTGGCCTCACGGTCACAGCCCAGAAGGACACTCACTGACTCGCAGCAGGGCCACGTAGATGAGGAAGTTCCGAATGGAGGAGACCACATCCTCACGCATCTTCCGTTTCATCTCCTCCGGGTCCAACTTCGGCGCGAGACCTTCGATCCGGAACATTGCAGCTCTGCCTCCAAAGCTTGCGAGAGCGGCAGCTTGCTCTGCTCCAGCGGCCGCCTTGCACCCGGAACTCAACCAGGCTCCACTTCCTGTCCCACCCCTTGTTTCCGTCATGCGACGGGAACCTGTGAGGGAAAAACTTCATCCTGTACGCTTGTGTCTGAAGCTAGGAGACCTGAAGGGGGCGGTCGCAGCCTTAAATCTCTGAGCCTTGGGTGGATCTGGACTGTGTTTTGGTTCCCAGCTGGACTGAAACGGAGACTGCCAACTGTAAAATTGTTTTATGCTGCAAAGTAGAGAGGTGTGTGCAAAAATACCATTATAAATAATAATAGCATTTATGAAGTGTCTAAGATAGTGCTTCGTAAAATGCACAttataatctgtgttttctagGTTTGGAATTTAAAAGAGCTTGGTTGGGAATGAAATTCGTTTGCCAAAGCGTTTACTTagaatgcatgaagccctggctagtactgttgttgtgataaacaccatcaAGACAAtttaggaaggaaagggtttattgtaCCTAAACTGTTACATTatccagggaagccagggcaggagttCAAGCTGGAACaaacaggcaggaactgaaacggAGATCAAGCAGAGATGTTGTACTTACTGGCTAGCTTGCCCTGGCCTCATCCAGCTAACTTTCTTTTACTGGTTAGGACCACCTGTGGGGTGGCGCCGTGGGGTGGCGCAGCCTTCAGTGGGCTAAGCCTTCCTCCATCAATTAGTAGTCCACCAACAGGGCCTTCTGgtggaggcaattcctcaattAAGGTTTTCTCTTCCTaggtgtcaaattgacaaaaactaGCCTGTGTTCCCAGCACTAGGGTGCTGGAAAGAAGAGGGTCAAGAATTGAAGATcagggcagtggtagcacatgcctttaatcccagcatttgggaggcagaggcaggcagatctttgagctCAAGGCCAACTGGGCCtaccaagtgagttccaggacagccaggtctacacagaaaaaccctgtctcaaaacaaacaaacaaacaaacaaacaaacaagagctcAAGGTCACTGGAAACAGTGTCTgagacctgtaatctcagccctcaggagacagaggcagaagaatcccggcaagtttcagggcagcctgggttacaaagtAATTACAAGGACAATCTGGactaaagaccctgtctcaaaaaacaaacggCCCCaacgcaaacaaacaaacacatacgaAAACCAGAGTTCAAGCTTATCACCCTCAGTTAGTGAGTTCAGACTGCTAGTGCCCCAGACACTGAATTTTTAACATCTCCCACATTTTTTCTGTATACTCATTTTTCTCCAAAAACTGATCCTTAAATATTCTAATGCAGACTTTGAAATGCAGCAAGTATGAGCCCAATTCAAAACTGATCAACACTGGACAAATGAGAGGAAATCAAGTGCACTGTTAGAGTTCTCAGACATGAATCAGACAACTGAATTTTTCACACAATTCAATATCAGAATGCCTTATTTTGAGGACAGACTGTATAGCAACAATGAATTTGGGGTTAAATAAGAATAATACTTTACTATGAGGGTGATTGATAATGTTAGCATAACTACCCACCTTCCTGATTGACAGAGTGCAAGACCCTGGGGTTAGGGTAAAAAACTTCATCTACTTCAAGCTTTAGTAAGCATTTGCATCTATAATTCATACAGTGGACCAGGAGAGGCAGCTGTGGTGTGAGAGGGGCTGACTCCAAGGAAGAGGTCCAGCCTTCATGAGTGCTGCAGACAGAACCTAGAAAGATCACACTTGGCAATGCCTCCCGCTGCGAGCAAAATCAGGGACAAGTCTCTGTTTCGTGCTCTAAAGTCTCTTTTAACTCTGGCAATCTATGCATTTTGAATCCCATTTGTGACACTGAGGGCAGAATAGTTTGGAGTGCATGGACATCAATGTACATCACCGGCTAGGGTGCTGGCTAGattcttgtcaagttgacacaagcttgggtcatctgggaagaaggaacctcatgcctccatcagattgtcctgtgggcaagcctttgtggcatttccttgatgggtgattgatgtgggagggcccagcccagtaAGAGCAGTACCATTCCTTGACACGTGATCCTGGATTGTGTGGGAAAACTGGCTGAGTAAAGCAGGCAGTAATCTTCCGTGGCCTCCACTTCAatccctgcctccaggctcccGCCTTCAACACCTACCTTTGACGTCCCTTTGTAATGAACTGCATCTGACAGccgaaataaaccatttccttctCAAGTCGCTTTCTGTTATCACATCAACAGAGTCAAAcgaaaacagataaacaaaataaccagtgTGTGTATTAGTCAAGGTAGGAAAGAATGTAACAAACAGATTTTGCCACACagggtggcacaaacctttaatctcagcagaagCTTTAATctaggcagaaacaggcagatctctgagttggaggccagcctggtctacagagtgagctccaggacacccagggctacacagagaaacccttctcaaaaaccaaaaaaccaaccagccaaccaaccaacacaCCAACCAAAGATCCCAATAGGCAGATTTGCATCTGAAGAGTGAGGCAACACAGACTAGGAAGGAAGTAATTGTCAATTACATAATTCTA
It encodes the following:
- the Tomm5 gene encoding mitochondrial import receptor subunit TOM5 homolog produces the protein MFRIEGLAPKLDPEEMKRKMREDVVSSIRNFLIYVALLRVTPYILKKLDSI